A window from Salmo trutta chromosome 29, fSalTru1.1, whole genome shotgun sequence encodes these proteins:
- the LOC115167309 gene encoding cytochrome c oxidase subunit 5A, mitochondrial: MFRAVVRLSTSGVRSLTRTRPCYSAPLASRCYSHAKVETDEEFDARWVTYFSKPDIDAWELKKGMNTLIGYDLVPEPKILDSALRACRRLNDLASAIRILEAVKDKSGPYKDIYPYLIQELQPTLIELGISTPEDLGMDIL, translated from the exons ATGTTCAGAGCTGTTGTTCGACTTTCAACCTCTGGGGTACGGAGTTTAACGCGGACACGACCATGTTACTCGG CTCCTTTGGCCTCCCGGTGCTACTCCCATGCCAAGGTGGAGACAGATGAGGAGTTCGATGCCCGTTGGGTCACTTATTTCAGCAAGCCAGACATTGATGCCTGGGAGCTGAAGAAAG GCATGAACACACTAATTGGCTACGACCTGGTACCTGAACCCAAAATCCTCGACTCAGCTCTTCGTGCTTGCCGAAGGTTGAATGACTTGGCCAGTGCTATCCGCATCCTCGAGGCAGTCAAG GACAAATCTGGTCCCTACAAAGATATCTACCCATACCTGATTCAAGAACTGCAGCCCACTCTGATTGAGCTGGGTATCTCCACACCTGAGGATCTGGGCATGGACATATTATAG